The Deltaproteobacteria bacterium genome window below encodes:
- a CDS encoding acyltransferase — MERKINIAGIQLASVPERERNISKADMLVELAASEGAKVIALPPLFSSHWFPATIDNRNFALAEKEDGPTVTFLREAAMKHKVVVIGGVFEEDGDKFYNTAIVAGPDGLIGKYRKVHVPQIPLWEERAYFSPGDLGFPVFETPYGKIGVLICWDVFFPEGWRVLALNGAELVVALTASAFEHSHRKWERAISAAAHANGFFVIRVNRVGKEEKQEFYGRSFSAGPDGEFIEKPSGSSEGIVVSEVDLGVVSEVRNEWVFLRDRRPGEYMDITRGPK, encoded by the coding sequence ATGGAAAGAAAGATAAACATAGCGGGCATACAGCTTGCCTCCGTGCCCGAAAGGGAGAGGAACATCTCGAAAGCCGATATGCTTGTGGAGCTTGCCGCGAGCGAGGGCGCGAAGGTAATTGCGCTGCCGCCCCTATTCAGCTCGCACTGGTTCCCGGCTACGATAGACAACAGGAACTTCGCCCTTGCCGAGAAAGAGGACGGCCCCACGGTGACCTTCCTCAGGGAAGCGGCGATGAAACACAAGGTGGTCGTAATCGGCGGCGTTTTCGAGGAGGACGGGGACAAGTTTTATAATACCGCCATCGTCGCGGGCCCTGACGGGCTTATCGGCAAATACCGCAAAGTCCACGTGCCTCAGATACCGCTCTGGGAGGAGCGGGCCTATTTCAGCCCCGGCGACCTGGGCTTCCCTGTATTCGAGACCCCCTACGGCAAGATCGGCGTCCTCATCTGCTGGGACGTCTTCTTTCCCGAGGGCTGGCGGGTGCTTGCCCTTAACGGGGCCGAGCTCGTGGTCGCGCTCACAGCCTCTGCGTTCGAGCACTCGCACAGGAAATGGGAACGGGCCATATCGGCGGCGGCGCACGCGAACGGGTTTTTCGTCATCCGGGTGAACAGGGTCGGCAAGGAGGAGAAGCAGGAGTTTTACGGAAGGAGCTTCTCCGCCGGTCCTGACGGCGAGTTCATTGAAAAGCCGAGCGGCTCATCAGAAGGCATCGTCGTTTCCGAGGTCGACCTCGGAGTCGTATCAGAAGTAAGGAACGAATGGGTCTTCCTGAGGGACAGGAGGCCCGGCGAGTATATGGACATCACAAGGGGACCAAAATGA
- a CDS encoding septum formation initiator family protein — MKKNPEGLKKKRLILLAAVLFFGAVAIFGEKGLIELYRVNKELAGILAYNKSLEKENRELEKKIRLLEGDRRYIGQIAREELGKIGRNEVIYRIEEPATGETRP; from the coding sequence ATGAAAAAAAACCCGGAAGGCTTGAAAAAGAAGCGCCTTATCCTGCTTGCGGCCGTCCTTTTTTTCGGCGCGGTCGCCATCTTCGGGGAAAAGGGCTTGATCGAGCTCTATAGGGTCAATAAGGAGCTCGCCGGGATACTGGCGTACAACAAGTCCCTTGAGAAAGAGAACAGGGAGCTTGAGAAGAAGATACGCCTCCTCGAGGGCGACAGGCGCTATATAGGCCAGATAGCCAGGGAGGAGTTGGGCAAGATCGGCCGTAACGAGGTCATATACCGGATCGAGGAGCCCGCCACCGGAGAAACACGGCCATGA